A window of the Virgibacillus pantothenticus genome harbors these coding sequences:
- the metK gene encoding methionine adenosyltransferase: METSQITSESVTEGHPDKLCDQISDHILDEYLRQDPDSRVAIECMISKNLLVIAGEVKSKAIVSIEEIARNTIVSVGYDNAVKGMNGHQCIIVKNINEQSADINQGVDIESRFCKKIGAGDQGVMYGFACNETASYLPLTVDLAHKLAKRLSEVRKNGTLSYLNPDGKTQVTVEYDEFNRPIGIQNITISAQHKDGVDQHKLIEDIVQNVIKPVIPKGLLKQSTSLLINPTGRFVIGGPLGDTGLTGRKIMVDTYGGIIPHGGGAFSGKDASKVDRTGAYMCRYVAKNIVAAGLADRCNISLTYTIGVENPTSIYLNTFDTEKVNKKLLYVMIKYIFDFSVKGMIESLNLKEPIFSKTSVYGHFKDNHNLPWERVDKANSLKAYVSQLYEKIGSA; this comes from the coding sequence GTGGAAACATCCCAAATCACTTCTGAATCAGTAACAGAAGGGCATCCAGATAAATTATGTGATCAAATATCAGATCATATTTTGGATGAATACTTACGTCAAGATCCTGATTCAAGAGTTGCAATTGAGTGTATGATTTCTAAGAATTTGCTAGTTATTGCTGGAGAAGTAAAAAGTAAAGCGATCGTTTCAATTGAAGAAATAGCTAGAAATACGATAGTGTCTGTTGGTTATGATAATGCTGTAAAGGGAATGAATGGGCATCAGTGCATCATTGTTAAGAATATCAACGAGCAGTCTGCTGATATTAATCAAGGTGTCGATATAGAGTCCCGTTTTTGTAAGAAAATAGGAGCAGGGGATCAAGGGGTCATGTATGGATTTGCTTGTAATGAGACGGCTAGTTACTTACCTTTGACCGTTGATTTAGCCCATAAACTTGCAAAACGGTTAAGTGAAGTAAGAAAAAATGGTACTTTATCTTATTTGAACCCAGATGGAAAAACACAAGTAACTGTTGAATATGATGAATTTAATCGTCCTATAGGGATCCAAAATATTACTATATCTGCGCAACACAAGGATGGTGTAGACCAACATAAACTTATTGAGGATATCGTGCAAAATGTGATAAAGCCTGTTATTCCTAAAGGACTCTTAAAGCAGAGTACCAGTTTACTCATTAATCCAACAGGACGCTTTGTAATTGGCGGTCCTTTAGGTGATACAGGATTGACGGGCAGAAAGATTATGGTAGACACATATGGTGGAATTATTCCTCATGGAGGAGGCGCCTTTTCTGGAAAAGATGCTTCTAAAGTGGATAGGACAGGTGCTTACATGTGTCGCTACGTAGCTAAAAATATTGTAGCAGCAGGGTTAGCGGATCGTTGTAATATTTCCCTTACTTATACCATTGGAGTTGAAAACCCTACTTCTATTTATTTAAATACTTTCGATACGGAGAAAGTAAATAAGAAATTACTTTATGTAATGATCAAATATATATTTGATTTTTCTGTTAAAGGTATGATTGAGTCATTAAATTTGAAAGAGCCTATCTTCTCTAAGACTTCTGTATATGGGCATTTTAAAGACAATCATAACCTACCATGGGAAAGGGTAGATAAAGCAAATTCATTAAAAGCATATGTTTCTCAGCTTTATGAGAAGATCGGAAGTGCTTAA
- a CDS encoding EutN/CcmL family microcompartment protein: protein MMQIGKVAGNVVSTKKVDSLTGYKLMIVDLIRIPSKKVYQEVIAIDKVGAGKGEYVLVTLGSAARNITKSSDTIVDAAIVGIIDTFDE, encoded by the coding sequence ATGATGCAAATTGGAAAAGTTGCAGGAAATGTAGTGTCTACCAAAAAAGTAGATAGTTTAACAGGATATAAATTAATGATTGTCGATTTGATTCGCATTCCTTCAAAAAAAGTTTATCAAGAGGTAATAGCAATTGATAAGGTGGGCGCCGGCAAGGGTGAATATGTCTTAGTGACACTCGGAAGTGCAGCGAGAAATATTACCAAAAGTTCAGATACAATCGTCGACGCTGCTATTGTAGGAATTATTGATACCTTTGATGAATAA
- the eutJ gene encoding ethanolamine utilization protein EutJ, protein MKKNVYRTNTILKQVSQMANCSTNVIIEDNTKIKVGVDLGTSSIVLVVVDESNHPVFVASEDASVVADGLVVNFMEAISIVKRLKNKAENQLQRPVTLAAGAVPPGTVGNNKKIIENVIHGAGMEVTEIFDEPTAAAAVLNIQDGAVVDIGGGTTGISIFNNGKVAYSGDEATGGTHMTLVLAGHYGLTLEEGEILKRDSTKYDENFLIMQPVAEKMASITKKFLDDYGKKVKTIYLVGGMMMYPQFTRIFKVVTQLQVIQPNHPKYVTPLGIALKSTAF, encoded by the coding sequence ATGAAGAAGAATGTGTACAGGACAAATACGATATTGAAACAGGTTAGCCAAATGGCTAATTGTTCTACAAATGTCATCATTGAAGATAACACAAAAATAAAAGTAGGAGTGGATCTAGGGACGTCATCAATTGTTTTAGTAGTAGTAGATGAAAGTAATCATCCAGTATTTGTTGCTTCTGAGGATGCGAGTGTTGTGGCAGATGGTCTAGTAGTTAATTTTATGGAAGCAATATCCATTGTAAAGCGCTTGAAGAATAAAGCAGAAAATCAGCTTCAAAGGCCGGTGACTTTGGCTGCAGGCGCTGTGCCACCTGGAACCGTTGGCAACAATAAAAAAATCATTGAAAATGTCATTCATGGTGCAGGTATGGAGGTTACGGAAATTTTCGATGAACCAACAGCTGCTGCAGCTGTTTTAAATATACAGGATGGAGCAGTGGTTGATATTGGAGGGGGTACTACCGGGATAAGTATATTCAACAATGGAAAAGTTGCATATTCGGGGGACGAAGCAACTGGTGGTACCCATATGACGTTAGTTTTAGCTGGACATTACGGGCTAACCTTAGAAGAAGGAGAAATATTAAAGAGAGATAGTACGAAATATGATGAGAATTTTTTAATTATGCAACCAGTGGCAGAGAAAATGGCAAGTATTACGAAAAAATTCCTTGATGATTATGGAAAAAAAGTTAAAACGATATATTTAGTTGGTGGGATGATGATGTATCCGCAGTTCACGAGGATATTTAAGGTTGTTACGCAGTTACAAGTTATTCAGCCTAACCACCCTAAATATGTTACCCCGTTAGGAATTGCACTTAAAAGTACGGCGTTTTAG
- a CDS encoding BMC domain-containing protein yields MNDALGMIETKGFIGAIEAADAMVKSANVQIIGYKQIGAGLVTVLVRGDVGAVKSAVDAGIMAAKNVGEVISTHVIPRPHSDVEKIIPMTK; encoded by the coding sequence ATGAATGATGCTTTAGGAATGATAGAGACAAAAGGATTTATTGGAGCCATTGAAGCCGCAGATGCGATGGTTAAATCAGCTAATGTTCAAATTATCGGCTATAAACAAATTGGAGCGGGTTTGGTAACGGTTCTAGTAAGAGGGGATGTAGGAGCAGTAAAATCTGCTGTTGATGCAGGCATTATGGCTGCAAAAAATGTGGGAGAAGTAATTTCTACACATGTTATTCCAAGACCCCACTCCGACGTTGAAAAAATAATACCCATGACAAAGTAA
- a CDS encoding BMC domain-containing protein, translating to MRDALGMIEVRGLVSSIEVSDAMLKAADVQLTKLNITRGIGWMMIAVNGKIGAVNAAIEAGEKVAAFKNSLVSSKVIPRPIDDIFQSADHGNELLKNVFNQKKASRTRKKVVNKTSDLEELANGNKKQSKKTEEKEINDRKEETKSKSPQKAVEANNDLNKTKPVKSSKRVSTTSKRTTTTKSNTRTQKNKSETIGGKENE from the coding sequence ATGCGGGACGCACTAGGAATGATAGAAGTAAGGGGACTTGTTTCCTCCATAGAAGTTTCAGATGCGATGCTAAAAGCAGCTGATGTTCAATTAACAAAGTTAAACATCACCAGAGGAATTGGATGGATGATGATTGCTGTAAATGGAAAGATAGGAGCAGTTAATGCTGCGATAGAGGCAGGGGAAAAAGTTGCTGCTTTTAAAAATTCTCTTGTCTCTTCTAAAGTTATTCCAAGACCAATCGATGATATTTTTCAAAGTGCAGATCATGGAAATGAGCTGCTCAAAAATGTTTTTAACCAAAAAAAGGCATCACGTACCCGGAAAAAGGTTGTGAATAAAACTTCTGATCTTGAGGAATTAGCCAACGGGAATAAAAAACAATCCAAAAAGACGGAAGAGAAAGAAATAAATGATAGAAAAGAGGAAACGAAATCTAAATCGCCACAAAAAGCGGTCGAAGCTAACAATGATCTAAATAAAACGAAGCCCGTTAAATCGTCTAAACGAGTGAGTACAACTAGTAAGAGAACAACGACTACAAAATCAAACACGCGTACCCAGAAAAATAAAAGTGAAACAATAGGAGGAAAAGAAAATGAATGA